A genomic window from Glycine max cultivar Williams 82 chromosome 17, Glycine_max_v4.0, whole genome shotgun sequence includes:
- the LOC100809435 gene encoding probable disease resistance protein At5g66900 encodes MEETKQRVALQERLRMVSSEIVEKGQSSESNKQILRSTLKDNAAVVQEIKQYNEHLNPPREEINTLFGEKENADEEFVCKWFSKWCLSLFLCRFGQKRDDSFAGGAEKQGLVAKDIEEKLYKMREILELLSKRSFEKNLGGFGTPLKFPFGVPENPKFTVGLDEPLSKLKIEVLRDGVSVVLLTGLGGMGKTTLATKLCWDEQVKGKFGENILFVTFSKTPQLKIIVERLFEHCGCQVPDFQSDEDAANQLGLLLRQIGRSSMLLVVDDVWPGSEALVQKFKVQIPDYKILVTSRVAFPSFGTQCILKPLVHEDAVTLFRHCALLEESNSSIPDEELVQKVVRICKGLPLAIKVIGRSLSHQPSELWLRMVEELSQHSILDSNTELLTCLQKILNVLEDDPAIKECFMDLGLFPEDQRISVTTLIDMWAESCSLDDNGTEAMAIIKKLDSMNLANVLVARKNASDTDNYYYSNHFIILHDLLRELAIYQSTQEPAEERKRLIIEINQNKPHWWLGEKSKLLKPQQATAQTLSISTDENCCSDWPQIQLAQVEVLIFNLRTKQYSFPDFMEEMNKLKVLIVTNYSFYPSEINNFELLGSLSNLKRIRLERISVPSFVAMKNLKKLSLYLCNIKQAFENNDMLISYIFPNLEELNIDYSKDMVGLPKGLCDIISLKKLSITNCHKLSALPREFGKLENLELLRLNSCTDLEGLPDSIGRLSNLRLLDISNCISLPNLPEDFGNLFNLQNLYMTSCARCELPPSIANLENLKEVVCDEETAASWEDFKPMLPNLKIDVPQVDVNLNWLHTISS; translated from the exons ATGGAAGAGACTAAACAGCGTGTTGCTCTTCAAGAGAGATTGAGGATGGTGTCTTCTGAAATTGTTGAAAAAGGTCAAAGCAGTGAAAGCAACAAGCAAATTCTGAGGTCAACCCTTAAGGATAACGCTGCTGTGGTGCAAGAGATCAAGCAATACAACGAGCACTTGAATCCACCCAGAGAAGAAATCAACACCCTTtttggagaaaaagaaaatgcagaTGAAGAATTTGTTTGTAAATGGTTCTCCAAGTGGTGTCTATCTTTGTTTCTGTGCAGATTTGGGCAGAAGagggatgattcatttgctggTGGTGCTGAGAAGCAAGGTCTTGTGGCAAAAGATATTGAAGAGAAACTTTACAAAATGAGAGAAATTCTTGAGCTTCTGAGCAAAAGGAGTTTTGAGAAGAATCTTGGTGGTTTTGGAACACCTTTGAAGTTTCCTTTTGGTGTTCCAGAAAACCCAAAATTCACTGTTGGGTTGGATGAACCGTTGAGTAAGTTGAAGATTGAGGTTCTTAGAGATGGAGTGTCAGTTGTTCTGCTCACTGGTTTGGGTGGAATGGGGAAAACCACTTTGGCTACTAAGCTATGCTGGGATGAACAAGTTAAGG GTAAATTTggggaaaatattttatttgttacttTCTCAAAAACGCCCCAGCTGAAGATTATTGTGGAGAGATTATTTGAACACTGTGGATGTCAAGTACCTGATTTTCAAAGTGATGAAGATGCAGCTAATCAATTGGGACTTTTGCTGAGGCAAATTGGTAGAAGTTCAATGTTGTTGGTTGTGGATGATGTTTGGCCTGGCTCAGAAGCCCTTGTCCAGAAATTTAAAGTCCAGATACCAGATTATAAAATATTGGTGACTTCTAGGGTTGCATTTCCTAGTTTTGGCACCCAGTGTATATTAAAACCCCTTGTTCATGAAGATGCAGTAACCCTTTTCCGTCATTGTGCCCTCTTAGAAGAAAGCAATTCAAGCATTCCTGATGAAGAACTTGTACAAAAG GTTGTTAGAATCTGCAAGGGTTTACCACTTGCCATCAAAGTAATTGGGAGATCACTCAGTCATCAGCCTTCTGAGTTGTGGCTAAGGATGGTGGAGGAATTGTCACAGCATTCTATACTTGATTCTAATACTGAACTGCTTACATGCCTCCAAAAGATCTTGAATGTTTTGGAAGATGATCCTGCCATCAAGGAGTGCTTCATGGACCTAGGGTTATTTCCTGAAGACCAAAGAATTTCTGTTACCACTCTCATTGATATGTGGGCAGAGTCGTGTAGTCTAGATGACAATGGTACAGAGGCAATGGCCATCATCAAAAAATTAGACTCCATGAATCTGGCTAATGTCTTGGTAGCAAG GAAAAATGCTAGTGACACAGACAATTACTACTACAGTAACCACTTCATCATCCTTCATGACCTTCTGAGAGAGCTTGCAATTTATCAAAGCACTCAAGAACCAGcggaagagagaaaaagattgATTATTgagataaatcaaaataaacctcATTGGTGGCTTGGGGAGAAGTCAAAATTGCTTAAGCCCCAACAGGCCACTGCCCAAACATTGTCTATATCAACTG ATGAAAATTGCTGTTCAGATTGGCCCCAAATACAACTAGCTCAAGTTGAGGTTCTGATTTTTAATCTTCGAACTAAACAGTAttcctttccagatttcatggAAGAAATGAACAAACTTAAAGTTCTGATTGTCACAAATTACAGTTTCTATCCTTCTGAAATAAACAACTTTGAGCTACTTGGCTCTTTATCCAACCTTAAAAGAATCAGACTAGAGCGGATTTCTGTCCCTTCCTTTGTTGCAATGAAGAATCTTAAAAAGTTATCCCTCTACCTGTGTAATATAAAACAggcttttgaaaacaatgacATGCTAATTTCATACATTTTTCCAAATCTTGAAGAGTTGAATATTGACTATAGCAAAGATATGGTGGGATTGCCTAAGGGGCTCTGTGATATCATCTCCCTAAAGAAGCTCAGTATTACTAATTGCCACAAACTCTCTGCACTGCCGCGAGAATTTGGGAAGTTGGAGAATTTGGAACTCCTAAGGCTGAATTCCTGTACTGATTTGGAAGGGTTACCAGATTCTATTGGAAGGCTTTCAAATCTACGACTTCTTGACATCTCAAATTGCATAAGCCTTCCTAATTTACCAGAGGACTTTGGTAATCTGTTTAACCTACAAAATCTCTACATGACAAGTTGTGCGAGGTGTGAATTGCCACCCTCAATCGCCAATCTTGAGAATTTAAAGGAGGTGGTATGTGATGAAGAGACGGCTGCATCATGGGAAGATTTCAAACCTATGCTTCCCAATCTAAAGATAGATGTTCCTCAAGTTGATGTTAACTTGAATTGGCTTCATACAATTTCCTCCTAA
- the LOC100810177 gene encoding ATP-dependent DNA helicase PIF2-like, which translates to MLSTAKGAQSYNDIRTVNGVVYPTFRETCFAKGFLGSDQEFISALQEANNWGIRLTEKETIHLCLTKIENMLQANRRSLRDFPSMPYPIGYARNQQHNNLIHNEMAYDKEMLAEQYNTAYQLLTDEQKTIVDTIMRVVNTQSAAVYFLYGYGGTGKTFVWTTLSSATRSNGGIVCTIASSGIASLLLPGGRTAHSKFAIPVAATQNSTCNIHQGSDLAELLKVTKLIVWDEAPMCHKFAFKALDKSLKDIMHNNLPFGGKIIVFGGDF; encoded by the exons ATGTTATCCACTGCCAAAGGTGCACAGTCTTACAATGACATTAGAACAGTCAATGGTGTGGTATATCCTACATTTAGGGAAACATGTTTTGCAAAAGGCTTTCTAGGTAGTGATCAAGAATTTATTAGTGCTTTACAAGAAGCTAATAATTGGG GTATTCGCCTTACTGAAAAGGAAACAATTCATTTATGCTTGACTAAGATTGAGAATATGCTACAAGCCAACAGAAGGAGCTTGCGAGATTTTCCATCCATGCCATACCCAATAGGATATGCACGCAACCAACAACATAATAATCTGATCCATAATGAAATGGCATATGACAAAGAAATGCTAGCAGAACAATACAACACAGCATACCAATTGCTCACAG ATGAGCAAAAAACTATTGTCGATACCATTATGCGTGTAGTTAACACTCAATCAGCTGCAGTTTACTTTCTCTATGGATATGGTGGAACTGGCAAAACATTTGTTTGGACAACTTTATCATCTGCTACACGCTCCAATGGTGGAATTGTTTGTACAATTGCTTCGAGTGGAATTGCTTCATTACTCTTGCCTGGTGGTCGGACCGCACATTCCAAATTTGCTATACCAGTCGCTGCAACACAAAATTCAACTTGCAATATTCATCAAGGCAGTGACTTAGCTGAATTATTAAAGGTTACAAAACTAATAGTCTGGGATGAAGCTCCAATGTGTCACAAATTTGCATTTAAGGCACTAGATAAAAGCCTTAAAGACATCATGCACAACAATCTGCCTTTTGGAGGGAAAATTATCGTTTTTGGTGGAGATTTCTGA